TTTCTTTCAGAAAGCACAGGAACATTATGATGAGTGAACAACAGTTAAGAGAAGAGATGGTGCGCTATGCCCGTTCCATGTTTGAGCGCGGCTACAGCAGCGGCGGCGCGGGCAATATCAGCCTGAAACTCCCGGACGGCACGATTCTGGCGACCCCCACCAACTCCAGCTTTGGCGATCTTGTTGCGGACGAGCTGAGTAAAGTCACCATGGAGGGGGAACAGATTTCGGGTCAGAAGGCCTCGAAAGAGGTACTGATGCACCTGGCGATGTATCGTCAGCGCCCGCAGTGCGGCGGCATTGTTCATCTGCATTCGCCGTGGCTCACCGCCCTGTCGTGCCTGCCGGGCATTGATCCTGAAAACGCCCTGCCGCCGATCACCCCCTATTACGTGATGCGTGTCGGCAAACTGCCCGTCGTAC
This DNA window, taken from Leclercia adecarboxylata, encodes the following:
- a CDS encoding aldolase, whose translation is MSEQQLREEMVRYARSMFERGYSSGGAGNISLKLPDGTILATPTNSSFGDLVADELSKVTMEGEQISGQKASKEVLMHLAMYRQRPQCGGIVHLHSPWLTALSCLPGIDPENALPPITPYYVMRVGKLPVVPYIHPGSPLIAEHVEKLAAEHNAILLANHGPIISGKTLREAVFNAEELEETAKLYFMLKPFGMNTLTQENVDELNATFNMK